The Lactuca sativa cultivar Salinas chromosome 2, Lsat_Salinas_v11, whole genome shotgun sequence genome includes a window with the following:
- the LOC128132205 gene encoding uncharacterized protein LOC128132205: protein MPTSSVKSSSNVNSRFKKKIKVKCWCEDLCLVFVSRTPENLVKKFWGVLIIREKEVVGFSDGLTVKEFKTRYDARVKLAYRATTNDVINADGCCFVRGYIVHACFSSIQDLMAVGCYATGIVILKYIAFDSMKYVAFDGI, encoded by the exons ATGCCAACATCTTCTGTAAAATCAAGCTCGAATGTGAATTCACGATTTAAGAAGAAGATCAAAGTGAAGTGTTGGTGTGAAGATTTATGTCTTGTGTTTGTTTCCCGCACACCAGAAAATCTAGTCAAGAAATTTTGGGGTGTACTAATTATAAG GGAGAAGGAGGTTGTGGGTTTTTCAGATGGGTTAACGGTAAAGGAgttcaaaacaagatatgatgCCAGAGTCAAATTGGCTTATAGAGCAACGACAAATGATGTCATTAATGCAGATGGTTGTTGTTTTGTTAGGGGTTATATTGTTCATGCTTGTTTTAGTAGTATACAAGATTTAATGGCAGTTGGTTGTTATGCCACTGGTATTGTGATCTTGAAATATATAGCTTTTGATAGTATGAAATATGTAGCTTTTGATGGTATTTGA
- the LOC111909700 gene encoding protein NAP1, with translation MQMPKSRLNLSTQEALSTSPRAREVEGPSRWSEYLNQEMGTPMPSRTSRNNGSEVSFQLPGVSHKGLNVQWVYQLTQVAQGLMAKIYRLNQILDYPDSVNHVFSEAFWKAGVFPNCPKICILLSKKFPEHHSKLQLERVDKVALDALNDQAEVHLQSLEPWIQLLLDIVAFREQALRLILDLSSTVITLLPHQNSLILHAFMDLFCSFVRVNLFAEKLPRKMMIQMYNLFHAILRNDRDCDFYYRLVQFIDAYDPPLKGLHEDLNFVSPRIGEVLEAVGPIIFLSTDTRKLRNEGFLSPFHPRYPDILTNSAHPMRAQDLANVTSYREWALFGYLVCPDELLRVTSIDIAMVVLKENLVLTLYRDEYILLHEDYQLYVMPRILESKKMAKSGRTKQKEADLEYSVAKQVEKMISEVHDQAIVSCDAIHHERRILLKQEIGRMVLFFTDQPSLLAPNIQMVFSALALAQSEVIWYFQHVGINSSKSKTNRIVAVDINANDPTIGFLLDGMDHLCCLVRKYIAAVRGYGLSYLSSSAGRIRFLLNTPGMVALDLDTTLKGLFQKIVDHLENIPKPQGENISAITCDLSELRKDWLSILMIVTSARSSINIRHLEKATVSTGKEGLLSEGNALYNWSRCVDELESQLSKHGSLKRLYFYHQHLTTVFRNTMFGPEGRPQHCCAWLGVASSFPECASTIVPEELTRIGRDAVLYVESLIESIMGGLEGLINILDSEGGFGSLETQLLPEQAAILMNLTSRLSIPSAKSPRVSGIHLPGYESYPENNNSIKMLEAAMQRLTNLCSVLNDMEPICVLNHVFVLREYMRECILGNFRRRLHTVLKSDTDLQRPTVLESLIRRHVSIVLMAEQHMSMDLTQGIREVLLTESFTGPVSSLHTFDKPNNDQQTGSAIEAVCNWYIENIVKDISGAGILYAPLHRCFKSARPVGGYFAEAVTDLKELHAFVRIFGGYGVDRLDRMLKEHTAALLNCVDSSLRANRESLEAVSGSILSGDRIEREANVRQIIDVETVIGFCIQAGQAIAFDALLAEASGAVLLEGAPLIHSLLAGVAGNLPVEVPEKRVVRRMRRVANGVGVVVDHDSEWVREILEEVGGGSDASWSLLAYLFSTFMTSSIWNTTAFNVETGGFNTNVHCLARCISAVIAGSELVRVQREHQQRQLYANGHAGDTVESETPDQQSVESNIKSTMHLFVKISAGIALDSWNEIDRSHLVAKLIFLDQLCSISPYLPRTSLEQHVPYAILRSIYSQYYGNTHSNPMSLLSMSPRSSPALSMGHSSPVVRNPYGDSTPQSGHDSGYLNDNDKGHGKGNDHKHRNGRRSGPLDYSSSQKLKNEGSTSGSRGPSPLPRFAVSRSGPISYK, from the exons ATGCAAATGCCAAAATCCAGATTAAACTTATCAACACAAGAAGCATTGTCGACATCCCCAAGAGCAAGGGAGGTTGAAGGTCCTTCAAGATGGAGTGAATACTTGAATCAAGAAATGGGCACTCCAATGCCTTCTAGAACCTCCCGGAATAATGGATCAGAAGTATCATTCCAGCTTCCTGGAGTATCTCACAAGGGATTAAATGTTCAATGGGTATATCAACTTACCCAAGTTGCACAAGGATTAATGGCCAAAATCTATAGATTGAATCAAATCCTGGATTATCCAGATTCAGTAAATCATGTATTTTCTGAAGCATTTTGGAAAGCAGGTGTCTTCCCAAATTGCCCAAAGATTTGTATCCTGCTTTCAAAGAAGTTTCCAGAACATCATAGTAAACTGCAACTTGAACGT GTTGATAAAGTTGCTTTGGATGCTTTAAATGATCAAGCTGAAGTTCACTTACAAAGCTTGGAGCCATGGATTCAG CTACTACTTGATATTGTGGCATTCAGAGAACAAGCTTTGCGACTCATATTGGATCTTAGCAGCACTGTTATTACCCTGTTG ccACATCAGAACTCTCTTATCTTACATGCATTTATGGACCTCTTTTGTTCATTTGTTCGTGTCAATCTCTTTGCTGAGAAG TTACCAAGGAAAATGATGATCCAAATGTACAACCTTTTCCATGCTATTTTGAGAAATGATAGAGACTGTGATTTTTATTATAG ATTGGTTCAATTCATAGATGCATATGATCCACCATTAAAAGGGTTGCATGAAGATCTGAATTTTGTTAGTCCTCGCATTGGAGAG GTTCTAGAAGCTGTGGGTCCCATTATATTTTTGTCTACAGATACACGAAAGCTTAGAAACGAGGGTTTTCTTAGCCCCTTTCATCCCAGATATCCTGACATTCTCACAAACTCTGCACATCCAATG AGAGCTCAAGATTTGGCAAATGTAACTTCTTATAGAGAATGGGCACTATTTGGCTATCTTGTTTGTCCTGATGAGCTTCTTAGAGTAACCAGCATTGATATTGCTAtg GTTGTATTGAAGGAAAATCTAGTTCTTACTTTATATAGAGACGAG TATATATTGTTGCATGAGGATTATCAGTTATATGTAATGCCACGAATATTGGAATCAAAGAAAATGGCAAAATCAGGGCGTACAAAGCAAAAAGAAGCTGATTTGGAATATAGTGTTGCAAAGCAAGTTGAGAAAATGATAAG TGAAGTGCATGATCAAGCAATTGTATCATGTGATGCTATTCATCATGAAAGGAGAATATTATTAAAGCAAGAGATTGGAAGAATGGTTTTGTTTTTCACTGATCAACCGAGTTTATTAGCTCCTAATATTCAG ATGGTATTTTCTGCATTGGCATTGGCACAAAGTGAAGTGATATGGTATTTTCAACATGTTGGAATTAATTCATCAAAATCCAAAACCAATCGTATAGTTGCTGTAGACATA AATGCAAATGATCCCACAATAGGATTCTTGTTGGATGGAATGGATCACTTATGCTGTCTAGTACGCAAATACATTGCAG CTGTGAGAGGGTATGGTTTATCCTACCTGTCATCTTCAGCGGGCCGCATCCGGTTCCTACTGAATACACCTGGCATGGTGGCTCTTGACCTGGACACCACTCTAAAAGGACTCTTCCAAAAAATCGTTGACCATCTTGAAAATATTCCAAAACCACAGGGTGAAAATATCTCTGCAATTACATGTGATCTTTCA GAATTACGTAAAGACTGGTTATCGATTTTAATGATTGTTACATCTGCACGTTCttcaattaacataagacatttGGAGAAAGCAACCGTGTCTACTGGAAAAGAAGGCTTGTTATCTGAAGGGAATGCTCTATACAATTGGTCAAG ATGTGTTGATGAACTTGAATCACAGCTTTCAAAACATGGGAGTTTGAAAAGGCTTTATTTCTACCATCAACATCTTACAACT GTTTTCAGGAATACCATGTTTGGACCTGAAGGACGCCCCCAACATTGCTGTGCATGGCTTGGTGTTGCTAGCAGCTTTCCTGAATGTGCTTCTACAATTGTTCCAGAAGAG TTAACTAGAATTGGTCGAGATGCTGTTTTATATGTTGAGTCACTCATTGAGTCAATCATGGGAGGATTGGAAGGGCTAATCAACATTCTTGATTCTGAAGGAGGTTTTGGCTCTTTGGAGACACAG CTTCTTCCAGAACAAGCAGCAATTCTAATGAACTTGACATCCAGACTTTCTATTCCTTCAGCAAAATCCCCAAGGGTATCTGGTATACATTTGCCAGGCTATGAAAGCTACCCTGAAAATAATAATTCCATTAAAAT GTTAGAAGCTGCCATGCAGAGGTTAACAAATCTTTGCTCAGTTTTGAATGACATGGAGCCTATCTGTGTTCTAAATCATGTATTTGTCTTGAGAGAG TACATGAGAGAATGCATCCTAGGAAACTTCAGAAGGCGTCTGCACACCGTATTAAAATCAGACACAGATCTTCAACGCCCCACAGTTCTAGAATCCCTAATCCGTAGACACGTCAGCATAGTCCTAATGGCGGAACAGCATATGAGCATGGACCTCACACAGGGGATCCGAGAAGTTTTGTTAACCGAATCCTTCACGGGTCCCGTTTCATCTCTCCACACATTCGATAAACCCAATAACGATCAACAAACGGGATCCGCAATCGAAGCTGTCTGCAATTGGTACATTGAAAACATAGTAAAAGATATCTCAGGAGCAGGAATCCTGTACGCGCCACTCCACAGATGCTTCAAAAGCGCACGCCCAGTTGGCGGGTATTTCGCGGAAGCTGTCACAGATCTCAAGGAATTACACGCTTTTGTAAGGATATTCGGTGGATACGGAGTCGACAGGCTGGACAGAATGCTAAAAGAACACACAGCCGCCCTTTTGAACTGTGTTGACTCGTCTCTTAGGGCAAATCGGGAATCTCTAGAAGCGGTTTCGGGCAGCATTCTCTCGGGTGACCGGATCGAGCGGGAAGCGAATGTGAGACAGATAATCGATGTGGAGACGGTGATTGGGTTCTGTATTCAGGCCGGGCAGGCTATTGCGTTTGACGCGTTGCTGGCGGAAGCTTCCGGGGCGGTGCTTCTAGAAGGTGCACCGTTGATTCATTCGTTGTTGGCGGGAGTTGCAGGGAATTTACCGGTGGAGGTGCCGGAGAAACGGGTGGTTAGGCGGATGAGGAGGGTGGCGAATGGTGTTGGGGTGGTGGTGGATCATGATTCCGAGTGGGTGAGGGAGATTTTGGAGGAGGTCGGTGGTGGGAGTGATGCTTCGTGGAGTTTGTTGGCTTATTTGTTTTCCACTTTTATGACTTCGAGTATTTGGAATACTACTGCTTTTAATGTTGAGACAGGTGGCTTCAATACAAATGTTCACTGTTTAGCAAG GTGTATTTCTGCTGTGATTGCGGGAAGTGAGCTAGTTAGGGTTCAAAGAGAACATCAACAGAGACAGTTATATGCAAATGGCCATGCTGGCGACACGGTGGAATCGGAAACGCCAGATCAGCAGTCTGTCGAATCAAACATAAAATCCACAATGCATCTCTTTGTCAAAATCTCTGCGGGAATTGCACTCGATTCCTGGAACGAAATCGACAG GTCTCATTTGGTGGCAAAGCTAATCTTTTTAGACCAATTATGTTCAATCTCTCCATACCTACCACGGACTTCACTCGAGCAACACGTCCCATACGCAATCCTACGTTCCATTTACAGTCAATACTACGGAAACACTCATTCCAATCCGATGTCACTACTAAGCATGTCCCCACGGAGCTCCCCGGCTCTATCGATGGGACATTCCTCTCCGGTTGTCCGGAATCCGTACGGTGATTCCACTCCGCAATCGGGCCATGATTCCGGTTACTTGAATGATAATGATAAGGGGCATGGAAAAGGAAACGATCATAAACATCGGAATGGAAGACGTTCGGGTCCATTGGATTATAGTTCGAGTCAGAAACTGAAGAATGAAGGGTCGACATCGGGAAGCAGAGGCCCGAGTCCACTCCCGAGATTTGCGGTTTCGAGATCGGGTCCCATATCGTACAAATAG